A portion of the Aedes albopictus strain Foshan unplaced genomic scaffold, AalbF5 HiC_scaffold_68, whole genome shotgun sequence genome contains these proteins:
- the LOC134284745 gene encoding uncharacterized protein LOC134284745 has protein sequence MSDSETPRGVLKTISKRNILEALTGSRSEEAPPVPSVAEQKIAKQVLEKKKAMESKLEVLTDRRDLITEKLIRMKESLREGVSIHLLSLHLETLRRCADEFDKVHVEMSALLPKEQRTVIRQEYAVFEDIHNELYVDLQTRIAQAQEAGRVNPGTSHSLSIPGVQQPIIVQAAAPQLHAPFPTFDGTPENWYSFKSLFNSIMAKYQNETPAMKILHLRNSLEGDAKSKIDQDVVNNNDYEKAWKILEDAYEDKRLILDAHIDAILNCANVSKDNQAKSISELVETCSKHVDALEGHSFPVEGLGELILLNVIYKKLDKVTQEQWEMKVPKGEVPEYETFIEFLRERGRVLQRTNRSEQQQKGQPTLQTRQRDAVVGHKVPAHPRKSFIQTSTETCPCCQAEHSIYKCSKFQNMNFVERKSVAARVGLCYNCLKRNHRAIDCESDQGCKVQGCGRKHHSLLHPSEQTRSSFPVTLEDANESNRQEADGARATTMCAQNVRLETEKRQVLLSTAEVLVVGHGGSTVKCRALLDSGSDSHILTEKLANRLKLKMSRIDLPISGLNDIQTNVRHLVSTKIRSRINSYTTRELDFLVVPRISANIPLVEIDSRSWKIPTGIQLADPSFHVAAEVDLIIGNEIFFDLVRSGRLKLQNSSITLAETELGWVAGGSVQMKRSAQRTRVCQFSRQEQKHRPLSAAEAAAEQFHRETHARDEPDRFEVRFPFNGKKFQLGDPYVMSMKHDKWLVSLSKNPEERKQNYTDMMEVNLNKKKNMISATAKDKTKTYYRSREWLQGSEHVLSQRSQRGVNVYAK, from the coding sequence ATGAGCGATAGTGAAACACCGCGGGGAGTGTTGAAAACGATTTCGAAACGAAATATTTTGGAAGCGTTAACGGGATCGCGAAGTGAGGAAGCGCCGCCAGTTCCATCGGTGGCGGAACAAAAGATTGCAAAACAAGTTCTTGAGAAGAAGAAAGCGATGGAATCGAAACTGGAAGTGTTGACGGATCGGCGTGATCTCATCACGGAGAAATTGATACGAATGAAGGAGTCATTGCGAGAAGGTGTCAGCATACATTTGCTCAGCCTTCACCTTGAAACACTGCGGCGGTGCGCGGATGAGTTCGATAAGGTTCATGTCGAAATGTCCGCACTGCTGCCGAAGGAACAACGAACCGTAATACGTCAGGAGTATGCGGTATTCGAGGACATCCACAACGAACTTTACGTTGATTTGCAAACACGAATCGCCCAAGCGCAGGAGGCAGGTCGCGTAAATCCAGGTACGTCACACAGTTTAAGCATTCCAGGTGTCCAGCAACCGATTATCGTGCAGGCAGCTGCCCCGCAATTGCACGCTCCGTTTCCAACATTTGATGGGACACCGGAGAACTGGTATAGCTTCAAGAGCCTCTTCAACAGCATCATGGCGAAATATCAGAACGAGACACCGGCGATGAAGATATTGCACTTGCGTAATTCTCTCGAAGGTGATGCGAAGAGCAAAATTGACCAAGACGTCGTGAACAACAACGACTACGAGAAGGCCTGGAAGATTCTTGAGGATGCCTATGAGGATAAGCGGCTTATATTGGATGCGCACATCGACGCTATTTTGAATTGCGCAAACGTTAGCAAGGACAACCAAGCGAAATCGATTTCGGAACTAGTGGAAACCTGCTCGAAGCATGTTGATGCCTTGGAGGGTCACAGCTTTCCTGTCGAAGGTCTGGGAGAGTTGATTTTGCTTAACGTTATCTACAAAAAGTTGGACAAAGTGACACAGGAGCAGTGGGAGATGAAGGTGCCCAAAGGAGAGGTACCAGAATACGAAACGTTCATAGAGTTTCTTCGTGAACGAGGACGCGTTCTGCAGCGAACGAATCGCTCAGAGCAGCAGCAGAAAGGACAACCAACGCTTCAAACGAGACAACGTGATGCAGTAGTTGGTCACAAGGTGCCAGCACATCCACGGAAGTCTTTTATCCAAACATCTACAGAAACGTGTCCGTGTTGTCAGGCCGAGCACTCGATCTACAAGTGTTCGAAGTTCCAGAACATGAATTTCGTTGAACGGAAGTCCGTAGCCGCAAGGGTAGGCTTGTGCTACAACTGTTTGAAAAGAAATCATCGGGCCATTGATTGCGAGTCCGATCAGGGGTGCAAGGTCCAAGGTTGTGGTCGGAAGCATCATAGTCTTTTGcaccccagcgaacaaaccagGTCTTCGTTTCCAGTCACGCTGGAAGATGCCAACGAATCAAATAGGCAGGAAGCAGATGGTGCACGTGCAACTACAATGTGCGCACAGAACGTGCGCTTGGAAACGGAAAAACGGCAGGTGCTACTGTCAACTGCAGAGGTCTTGGTAGTGGGACATGGAGGATCCACCGTCAAATGTCGAGCATTGCTGGATTCGGGATCTGACAGTCATATTCTCACAGAGAAATTGGCCAATAGATTGAAGCTGAAGATGAGCCGAATCGACCTCCCAATCAGCGGCCTCAACGACATCCAAACGAATGTAAGACATCTTGTGTCGACAAAAATTCGCTCTCGGATCAACTCGTATACAACGAGAGAATTGGATTTCTTAGTCGTACCCAGAATTTCAGCGAATATTCCACTGGTTGAGATTGATTCTAGATCCTGGAAGATACCAACCGGCATACAGCTAGCGGATCCATCGTTCCATGTTGCAGCAGAAGTGGATTTGATCATCGGCAACGAAATATTCTTCGACTTGGTTAGGAGTGGGCGTTTGAAGCTACAAAATAGTTCGATTACGTTGGCTGAAACCGAGCTTGGCTGGGTCGCTGGAGGGTCAGTGCAAATGAAGAGGAGTGCACAGCGTACACGTGTTTGCCAGTTCAGTCGCCAAGAACAAAAGCATCGACCACTGTCGGCAGCAGAAGCAGCCGCCGAGCAGTTTCACAGGGAGACTCACGCGAGGGATGAACCAGACCGCTTCGAAGTACGATTCCCATTCAACGGCAAGAAGTTTCAACTTGGTGATCCTTACGTTATGTCGATGAAGCACGACAAGTGGCTGGTTTCCTTATCGAAGAATCCGGAGGAGCGCAAACAGAATTACACTGATATGATGGAAGTGAATCTGAATAAAAAGAAGAATATGATT